Proteins co-encoded in one Candidatus Moraniibacteriota bacterium genomic window:
- the tsaE gene encoding tRNA (adenosine(37)-N6)-threonylcarbamoyltransferase complex ATPase subunit type 1 TsaE translates to MAITSFVTTSSVQTKKIGEILAKELRGGEIICLSGDLGSGKTTFTQGILKGLKIKGPFTSPTFNIIKTYKIKSKIIYHIDAYRIEAKDLLELGWKDFAGKPNSIVIIEWAERVKKIIPKNSLWINFKWIRDKERKISLNE, encoded by the coding sequence ATGGCCATTACATCATTTGTTACAACTTCATCAGTTCAGACTAAAAAGATTGGCGAAATATTAGCTAAGGAACTTCGTGGCGGAGAAATAATCTGCCTTTCCGGAGACTTAGGTTCCGGCAAAACTACTTTCACACAAGGAATTTTAAAAGGACTTAAAATTAAAGGCCCTTTTACCAGCCCAACTTTTAATATAATAAAAACATATAAAATTAAATCAAAAATTATTTATCATATTGATGCTTACCGTATTGAAGCTAAGGATTTATTAGAATTAGGCTGGAAAGATTTCGCTGGGAAACCAAACTCTATCGTCATTATCGAATGGGCGGAAAGAGTAAAAAAAATAATCCCCAAAAATTCTCTTTGGATTAATTTTAAATGGATAAGAGATAAGGAAAGAAAAATATCCCTAAATGAATAG